From a single Corynebacterium kroppenstedtii DSM 44385 genomic region:
- a CDS encoding ribonuclease P protein component, translating to MLPASQRLRRRSEFRAAIRGATSGSKLVVVHVVIRSTDPATADLINGPCVGVVCSKSVGNSVVRHTVARHLRHVAKNLVDDLPRNVDLVIRARPAAANASHSALAEAVTYCTNKAYGKARRREAKKAKDKKSES from the coding sequence GTGCTCCCGGCATCGCAACGGTTGCGTCGTAGGTCGGAATTCCGTGCGGCCATTCGAGGCGCCACGTCGGGTAGCAAGCTGGTCGTGGTTCACGTCGTCATACGTTCTACCGATCCAGCCACGGCTGATCTCATCAATGGTCCGTGCGTTGGTGTCGTGTGCTCGAAAAGTGTGGGGAATTCAGTTGTTCGGCACACAGTGGCACGGCATCTGCGCCACGTCGCTAAAAATCTGGTGGACGATCTTCCGCGGAATGTGGATTTAGTTATTCGAGCTCGTCCGGCCGCTGCAAACGCTTCGCACTCTGCTTTAGCCGAAGCAGTGACGTACTGTACGAATAAGGCTTACGGTAAAGCGCGACGCCGGGAAGCTAAGAAGGCAAAAGATAAGAAGTCAGAAAGCTGA
- the rpmH gene encoding 50S ribosomal protein L34, producing MAKGKRTFQPNNRRRSRVHGFRSRMSTRAGRAIVSARRRKGRKSLTA from the coding sequence GTGGCCAAAGGCAAGCGGACTTTTCAGCCGAACAACCGCCGTCGTTCCCGTGTTCACGGCTTCCGTAGCCGCATGAGCACGCGGGCCGGTCGTGCCATTGTGTCGGCACGTCGTCGTAAAGGACGTAAGTCGCTGACGGCGTAA